The sequence TGCAGCAGTTCAGGCCCATGGGCTAAGGTGCTGGCCCAAGTACGGCACGGGTAAACGGGCCGTTCCTGCACGGCCCAAAGGACGTGCCCGGGCCAGCCCATTTGGCCAGCTATGCAGCAAGCAACAGTCGGCGCATGCAGGGCCGCGCGGCTCGGttgaagcggcggaggaggaattTGGTGCGGGAGGACTCGCCGTCATcggcgccagatccggcggcagtTGCTCTCGAGGAGGACGCCCtatccggcgccggcggggctcCGGTGGAACCCAGATCTGGTGGCTGCGCAGCTCGGCAGGCGGTGGACGCGAGCgttcgcgcggcggcggcggcgagtgcccGGGCTGCGTGCGAGGACTCGTCGGCGGGGAGGCTTGGGGGTGTCGGATTAGCCGGTacacctccgcctccgtcgcgcGTGGAGATTTCGCGAACAATCAGGGGGAACCAATGGCGAAGACGAAGAAGCCGAGGAGCTCCGCCCCAGATCCGCCAGCGGGCGCCGCGCACCTCCCATGGCaccacccgccggcgccgccggtctCCACCGCGCTCCTCATctccctcgccgcgctcctcctccgcgtgcTCGTCTCCGTCGGGCCCTACTCCGGCCAGGGCGTGGCGCCCAAGTTCGGCGACTACGAGGCCCAGCGGCACTGGATGGAGCTCACCCTCCATCTCCCCTCCTCCGACTGGTACCGCAACACCTCCGCCAACGACCTCGCCTACTGGGGCCTCGACTACCCGCCCCTCTCCGCTTACCAGAGCCGCCTCCACGGCCTCCTGCTCAACGCTTCGCtccccgacgccgtcgccctccgCTCCTCCCGCGGCTTCGAGTCCCCTGAATCGTAAGTTTCCTCCAGTTTTACTATCTTCACTGCTTGTTTGtgtagggcctgtttggggaacCTAAGATTCCGAGAATCAgctagcttctgagaatctgaaaaAGCTGGGTTCCAGCTTctgatttttagtttattttttggattctacGACTATAAGCATCTGAAAGAAAAACTGGACTGTTTGAGGGAGCTTATGATTTTGGGAGAAGCTGCTTCTGCgataagctccccaaacagactCGTGAAATTGTGCGTTTTGATCCGTGTCTGTTTCCTTCAGGAAGCTGCTGATGCGCTGGACGGTGCTGTCGTCCGATCTGATGGTGTTCTTCCCGGCGGCGCTGTGGTTCGTCTGGGTGTACTTTAAGTGTGGAGTTGGCGGAACTGGGGAGGAGGGAATGTCGGGTTGGACGTGGTTGCTTGCCAGTTGCCTGATTAACCCATGTTTAGTGTTGATTGATCATGGCCATTTTCAGGTAGGAATAATACTGACAAGGAACACCTGTGTGAATTGGAGTGGGCTgtatggctttttttttttttttttcatttgttgaTAAGTAGTTACTGTGTTTCAGTATAATTGCATCAGCCTTGGATTGACGCTTGGAGCGATTGCGGGTGTTCTGTCAGGGAACGagcttgttgctgctgctctctTCAGTCTTTCAATCAACCACAAACAGGTTTCCCTCTTGTCTGGAGAATTATTATATGATTCTTATGTGGTGTGGCCAAACGTGTAAAACCTGTATTCCCTACATAATGCTGTGTTTTCATATCCACACACTGTAAATGCCAATTGCAGTGCACATCATCCCTCTGGAAATTGCATTAACAGCAAACTGATCCTTTCTACAATGTGGTACCAATGATTCCTGGGTACTTAGTGATCAGAAAAATCAAAGATACATAATGCTGGACTAGGTTGTAATGTACCTCCTGAAATAATGCAATAGAGCAATAAACAATCATGAGGCAGAGGCACATTTGTAGGTTGTTGCAATAGCAGTATTAACTCTCAACATTTTATACATATTGAATGGATTACCAACTAGCTTGAGGTAGAAGTAGAATGGGTTGCTAATTGCTAGAGAGATGGATGTGCAAGGTGCCACATTGTCGGCAAATCGAGTAAGATATGAATGCTCAATTAGACAGTTACCAATCCTATAAGTGAACTACAATGTATACAATGTCTTTGTGATACTTCATTACTACTAATCTGTGCCATTTTGCATAATCCGAGACACTGTATTAGGTTCTTATAAATATGTTGTATGTTGCAGATGAGCCTTTACTTTGCACCGGCTTTTTTCGGACATCTTTTGGGGAAATGTATCAAGCGGAAGTATCCAATTGTTGAGGTCATGAAACTTGGTTTTGTTGTACTGGGAACCTTTGCTCTTGTTTGGTGGCCATTTTTGCATTCTTATGAGGCTGCTATGCAGGTAAATGGTATATGTACTGTCCCAGTTACATTTTTTACAAGCAAGCCATATTCTGTACTGTATAAAATTTAGTGTAATATGTAGCATTTTCTTGATCTACCACTAATCCTTCACatgtaaccttttttttttgtacggtTGTCAAGCAATATTAATCTTATTACCTATATATTGTTAGGTGATCTCTCGATTAGCTCCATTTGAGCGAGGTATATATGAGGATTATGTTTCCAATTTTTGGTGTAGCACTTCAGTCCTTATTAAGTGGAAGAGATTGTTTGCAATAAAACTGCTGAAACTCATGAGTCTCTCTGCTACCATCTTGGCTTTCCTGCCTTCATTGGTTCAGCAAGTCAGATCACCAAGTAATCTTGGCTTTCTCTATTCTCTGTTGAACAGCTCAATTTCGTTCTATCTATTCTCATACCAAGGTATGTTAAACCTCACTAAGTTCATAGGTTCTGATTTTTTGAAGATTTATAATGTTTCATTGATCTCATTCGCTTACCTGTTTTCAGTGCACGAGAAATCAATTTTGCTTCCTCTTTTGCCTGCAAGCCTCTTAGCACTACAAGAACCTCACTTGTATGGATGGCTCATGTACTTTGGCCTTTTCTCAATGTACCCACTTATCTGCCGTGATCACCTTCTTCTACAATATATAGCTGTTCTTGGTCTCTTCATTCTTATTTACTACTCGCCTGGTGGAAGCTCCAAAAAGGGGGTGAGCATTCCATCTGGAGCCAAGGCAGTTCTGAGTCTGGCGTTGTTATGCTCGCTCTTACTTAAAGTTTTGTACCTGCAAATAGAGCGTCCAAAGAGATACCCTTTCCTCTTTGATGCATTGATAATGTTCATTTGCTTTTCCCAATTTGTCATTTTAACATTGTACACCAATTACAAGCAATGGATGTTGAACTCCCATTCTAGATCAGTAGGCAGGAAGAAGGATCTATGATCcaaatccaaaattttgaaagCTAATGTTACTATACCATTGTAACATCGTGTGTTCCCTTGTAATGAAATTGATTCATTTTTAATGGAAAGGATGAATGTGTTTGCACATGGAGGATATACAAATGGTTGTAATTGCTGCGTGATTACCACTATGAGAACCATAATTCAGGCCATGTTGGCCAAGGAAATTGATTCCGGATTTCCTGTTGGGAAATGACAATTTGATAAAATTGGGGTAAATTTGTTCAAAGGTTTGAACACAATGCCGAATTTATGGTAAATTACTTTGAATCTGAATGACATTTGACCCTAGCCTCTCCCCAGCCATTGTATTGTACGGTTATGTGGCCATAGCTGGAGTGGTGGGAGTGACGAGGAAGCTGGAGATTCCTGGAGGCTGGAATGATGGAAGGAACCCTTCTTGGTGCTATATTTCTGATTCTGTCATCCTATTTTTGTTCTGATACTGATTCTCATGCCATCCCAATACTACTAGAATTGTCATTTTGGTCTTTCGCCACTTTTGTAGCCTCCATTGATACAACTAGTAATCCGTAAGCAGTCAGCAGGGACCTAGAGGAGAATAGGTTCTTTCGTGGTGCTTCTAACAATGTATTAGAAAATCACTCTTAGAGAGTGTAAATGTACCAACCACATAATTGTTTTTTCTTCGCATCTCTACATATTCGATAATACACTTactgaggaggaagaaaaatgtTGACCAAAATAGAATCTCAATCCGGTTATCTTCTACTTCCCCGTTTCAATATATAGCAAACTAGAATCGAATTAGATAGACGTAACATGTATGTGGCTAAAGCTATGGTGATAttgaaaagttatttttaaaatgcaCTCTTTACTTAAAACGTTGCAAACTAACCAACATTGTCAagatacgtactccctccgtcctataaaaaatgaatctagaaccggatgtgatatattctagtaccaGAATATGAACAtatgtactagaatgtgtcatattcGGTATTAGTACTGAAGTGTCACATCCGGtattaggttgattttttataggatggatggagtataaacTAATACTTACCTTTAGAAAGCATAAAAAGGTATAACAGACTTATTTGTCAATTTATGCTTCATCCTCATATATCAGCAGGCTATCAGGCCATCCTGTAGTATTGGTATATTGCATGAAGGTAATAAAATATTGCAAATAGAGAATTCATTGTCAATACCGCATGACTCATATCATGCTTTGCATAATCAGAGCGAAATGGTCTCATCTCATTGTGAAGCATGTTTCCCACTTATTGCTAATTATTCAGCATCTGGCACCATTTTGTGCCAAACCTACAATAACCCCACCACTGAATCGTTACAGGAGAAACCAAAAGTAAATAACAACATAtattgtgctgctgctgctgctttgcaAGTGGCAACGTGCTTTGCAGATTAAGCAAATGATTATATGGAGTACAGATCAAGGAGACTCACTGTTAGAACAGTTCAACTCagatataaattaaataaaaagattaAATCAATTTCTCATTAACACTTGATTATCCACCGGCCAAAGAATCATCGTTTTTCTCAGTAAACTATGAATCTGACCACAATTTTGAGAAATTTACATCAAAGAAGTAATAGAAAACTATATCAAGGCTAATCAATTGTAAACGGTCTGTTCAGATCATATTGACGCATCTTCACAAAAGATCTTCTGCAATCAAGGTCTTATTATCAGAACTGAAAAAGGGATTCAGGAGTtagcaatagttttttttttcttttcctttttcccaaAACCAAGCTTGGTAACAAAACAATCCGACAAATCAGCACTGTTGACGTGGCAAAATGAtttagatttaaaaaataagttttgaaaatgtttatttataaaattttaaaagttaataaTATAACTTTTTTCATTCTCCGTGTATTTAGTCGGGGACAATTAGCTTTTACccatacttttacatatttaggTGTTGTGTTTTTTCCatcgtttttttaaaagaaggtCCATAATGCGTATGTTTTGGATGGTTGTCTGGTGGACTTGGATTTGTTGAGTTAAAaaagtagaaaataaaataaaaaatggagtGCGTATGGTGGTAGGGTTGTGGGTATGGCTTGTGATACTGATTTCCACCTCAAGACGTGTGTCAAGGGGGCGTATATATGGGGAGGTGAGTCCATGAGTGTGGTGTTGCGTTTGTAGCGGTGTTTGTTTGTTgtatataggaaaaaaacaaaaatattaaaaaaagggtaaaaacaCACCAAAAGACCAAAATAACCCAAACATATAAGAAAATCACGTGCAGGAGGACTCGTCGGCGTCAGGTCCGGCGGCAGCTGCTCTCGTGGACGCCccatccggcgccggcgccggcggggctcAGGCGGGAGCCGGATCtggtggcggcgcagctgctgctgcccttTGCTCTAGGCTTCGTCCAAGGGAGAGGCCGGGGCACGAGGGGAGCGGCGCTCGCTTCCCCTTCCCGTCCGAGCGCACACAGCCGGAGCAGCGCTGCCAACAAACTGCTTCGATCGCgtgatggaggaggcggaggcaagGCCCGCGCCGCCTGACCCCAACGACGCGAGGCAGCGGTTCTTGTTGGAGCTCGAGTTCATCCAGTGCCTCGCCAACCCTACCTACATCCACTGTAATTCTCGTTCCACTTGGTTTCGGTTTCACCTCGGGTCTTTTATCAGGTTTCTGAAACAAATTTTGGGTGATAGCACATAGCTAACTTCGTTTCTTCGTAACCAATCTGGATTGGGGTGTTGGTAATGCAaccatcatgtttttttttttagaacaactACGGCAGATTTAATTTTGACTTGTTCTTAAGAAAAGACAAACAGAAACAACATGCGATTCAATTGTGTCCTAAAGTTATTAGCTTGTTAGTAAAGCAGATAGGACGCGTAATTGGAGTGTGTGCTTCTCATATTATCAGTAGGTTCAAACTTTTAAGATGAGTACCAAATTGGAATACTGTTTGTAGCATGGCTTTGTTAATTTTTCTTATGTTGAAACAGATCTAGCGCAGAACAGATACTTTGAGGATGAGGCGTTTATCGGTTATCTCAAGTATCTCAAGTATTGGCAGCGTCCGGAGTACATCAAGTACATAATGTGTGTGGCCCtataatttagatttatctgcAAGTAGGTGTCTGCTGTGACGAAATACCTTTGTTCATAGTGGTTGCTGATGACGCAGGTATCCACactgccttttctttcttgaGCTCCTCCAAAACGCAAATTTCCGGAATGCAATGGCACATCCAGCAAGCAAGGTGATCCTTTGAATCCCTTTTTCCTAGAATTACACATGCACCATTTTTCAACCTTTTTATAGTACTGTTCTATAACATCCTTTCAAATTCCCATTTTATTTATTGTCTATCTGGAATGTATTAACTGTAGATTGTTATTGAATAGGGATGAGCTAAAACTTCACTATGGATGTTCTTACAGACTTATGAATGGGCATCTTTATTTGTTTATGAATTAGTTAGGGTGCAACTCAAATTGCAAGGATATCAAGCTTGTTCATGTTGTACCACatattcatatttttgttttgtctGTTGTGCTTAATTAGCATTGATATTACAAACTAATTACTTCCATCAAATTATTCGCAGGAAATTGCTCATAGGCAGCAATATTTCTTCTGGAAAAACTATAGGAACAATAGGCTAAAGCACATCTTACCCCGCCCTCCTCCTGAACCAACTCCCATGCCAGCAACTGCACCAGCAGCGGTGCCCCCAGCAGCACCAGTGCCGTCGACTGTGGTTCCACCTGCTGCTGCACCACCATCATCTTTGCCACCTATGTCAGCAGCTGGTGCATCTGCAATGTCTCCTATGCAGTTTGCAGGAACTCCTGGCACCAATATCCCAAAGAACGACATGAGAAATGTCATGGGTGGACAGGGTGGTAGAAAGAGAAAGTATGCACTTCCCTTACAATCGTTCATATCTCTTATGGTGTTATTAGTTGAGAAAATCCCCTATGTACCcatgaaagttcacctaatcccttctatacccctgaattttgctcaatcccttacatacccctgaattttagtttggatcccttccatgccctttccgctagttgaccgttagttgactgttaaattcttttgaaaaagtccattttgccctttgctatgaagaaacataataaattaatgaagtatATTGTTCGAATGTAAAAATTTATCGGATGggattattatatttatgaatatgtgatgcaccatattatttgtgacaagtttatttttacatatgatataaaaagttaatacttatttattagttattaaaagttcttttatgtagcatatgtgTTTTCATAGTAATACAACAAATTTGTTTATTACTATCAGAAcacaaatgctaaaaaaaatcttttaataacttaataaataagtatt is a genomic window of Oryza glaberrima chromosome 7, OglaRS2, whole genome shotgun sequence containing:
- the LOC127778407 gene encoding mediator of RNA polymerase II transcription subunit 31-like, which translates into the protein MEEAEARPAPPDPNDARQRFLLELEFIQCLANPTYIHYLAQNRYFEDEAFIGYLKYLKYWQRPEYIKYIMYPHCLFFLELLQNANFRNAMAHPASKEIAHRQQYFFWKNYRNNRLKHILPRPPPEPTPMPATAPAAVPPAAPVPSTVVPPAAAPPSSLPPMSAAGASAMSPMQFAGTPGTNIPKNDMRNVMGGQGGRKRKIG
- the LOC127778382 gene encoding LOW QUALITY PROTEIN: probable dolichyl pyrophosphate Man9GlcNAc2 alpha-1,3-glucosyltransferase (The sequence of the model RefSeq protein was modified relative to this genomic sequence to represent the inferred CDS: inserted 1 base in 1 codon); the protein is MQGRAARLKRRRRNLVREDSPSSAPDPAAVALEEDALSGAGGAPVEPRSGGCAARQAVDASVRAAAAASARAACEDSSAGRLXGCRISRYTSASVARGDFANNQGEPMAKTKKPRSSAPDPPAGAAHLPWHHPPAPPVSTALLISLAALLLRVLVSVGPYSGQGVAPKFGDYEAQRHWMELTLHLPSSDWYRNTSANDLAYWGLDYPPLSAYQSRLHGLLLNASLPDAVALRSSRGFESPESKLLMRWTVLSSDLMVFFPAALWFVWVYFKCGVGGTGEEGMSGWTWLLASCLINPCLVLIDHGHFQYNCISLGLTLGAIAGVLSGNELVAAALFSLSINHKQMSLYFAPAFFGHLLGKCIKRKYPIVEVMKLGFVVLGTFALVWWPFLHSYEAAMQVISRLAPFERGIYEDYVSNFWCSTSVLIKWKRLFAIKLLKLMSLSATILAFLPSLVQQVRSPSNLGFLYSLLNSSISFYLFSYQVHEKSILLPLLPASLLALQEPHLYGWLMYFGLFSMYPLICRDHLLLQYIAVLGLFILIYYSPGGSSKKGVSIPSGAKAVLSLALLCSLLLKVLYLQIERPKRYPFLFDALIMFICFSQFVILTLYTNYKQWMLNSHSRSVGRKKDL